One genomic region from Jiangella sp. DSM 45060 encodes:
- a CDS encoding VOC family protein: protein MSHGIKTIIVPVRDLGRARALYGTVLGVPPYADEPYYVGFRVGDQEIGLDPNGHGHGMTGPVGYCHVADAAAALRRAVEAGWRVRQDVKDVGAGQLAAVVEDPSGNLLGFLQR from the coding sequence GTGAGCCACGGCATCAAGACCATCATCGTCCCGGTCCGCGACCTGGGCCGGGCCCGGGCGCTCTACGGGACCGTCCTGGGCGTGCCGCCCTACGCCGACGAGCCCTACTACGTCGGCTTCCGGGTCGGCGACCAGGAGATCGGGCTGGACCCGAACGGCCACGGCCACGGCATGACCGGCCCCGTCGGCTACTGCCACGTGGCCGACGCCGCCGCGGCCCTGCGCCGGGCGGTCGAGGCCGGCTGGCGCGTCCGTCAGGACGTCAAGGACGTCGGCGCCGGGCAGCTGGCCGCCGTCGTCGAGGACCCCAGCGGCAACCTGCTCGGCTTCCTCCAGCGCTGA